GACGGCGACGGCCGCCTGGTGGTCGCCACGGAGGGCGGCGGCACGGAAGCGGTGGGCGCGGGCGACATCGTCCACCTCCGATCGGCCACCTGACATTCCCGCCCGCGGCGCGCGGCGCCCTCCCGGCCGTCCGCCCCGAGGGCCCGTGCGCCCCGGGGCCGCACGACAGGAGGGCCCGCACGACAGGCCCCGGAACACAGGCGGCAGCGTTCAAGGCGTGAGCCAAGCCACAGCTGTCGTATCGTGGACCGCGATCCAGGGCGACAGATCGGCAGGGCAAGTGGGCAGGGAACGGGCAGGAGGCGGCCGGTGACCGTCGACGACGAGAACGAGGGCGGCGCGCCCGAGCCTCCCACGTACCCCACCCCCCATCACGAGGTCGACCACACGGCCGAGCCGAGCGACGATCCGCTCGCCATCCGGCTCGAACAGCTCATCCTCGGCGCGGACCGCCGCTACACCCCGTTCCAGGCCGCCCGCACGGCGGGCGTCTCCATGGAACTCGCCTCCCGTTTCTGGCGCGCCATGGGCTTCGCCGACATCGGCCAGGCCAAGGCCCTCACCGAGGCAGACGTCCTCGCGCTGCGCCGGCTGGCCGGTCTCGTCGAGGCCGGGCTGCTCAGCGAGCCGATGGCCGTACAGGTGGCCCGCTCCACCGGACAGACCACCGCCCGGCTCGCCGAGTGGCAGATCGACTCCTTCCTGGAAGGCCTCACCGAGCCGCCCGAGCCCGGAATGACCCGCACCGAGGTCACGTATCCGCTGGTCGAGCTGCTCCTGCCCGAGCTGGAGGAGTTCCTCATCTACGTCTGGCGGCGGCAGCTCGCCGCCGCCACCGGCCGGGTGCTCGTGCAGGCCGCCGACGACGAGGAGATGGTCGACCGGCGGCTCGCGGTCGGCTTCGCGGACCTGGTCGGCTTCACCCGGCTGACCCGCCGCCTGGAGGAGGAGGAGCTCGGCGAACTCGTCGAGGCCTTCGAGACGACCTGCGCCGACCTGGTCGCCGCGCACGGCGGCCGCCTCATCAAGACCCTCGGCGACGAAGTGCTCTACGCGGCGGACGACGCCGGCACGGCCGCCGAGATCGCGCTGCGGCTGATCGAGACCCTCAGCCACGACGACACGATGCCCGCCCTGCGCGTCGGCATCGCCTTCGGCACGGTGACGACCCGGATGGGCGACGTCTTCGGCACGACCGTGAACCTGGCGAGCCGGCTCACCTCGATAGCGCCGAAGGACGCCGTCCTCGTCGACGGCGCGCTCGCGGAGGAGCTGTCCAGGACGGGCGAGGCGCCCGTCTCGGAGACGGAGGCCGCCGAGGAGGCCGCCCGCGCGGAGAAGGAGGGCCGCCAGGCCGCCACGTACCGCTTCGCGCTCCAGCCGATGTGGCAGCGGCCCGTCCGCGGTCTCGGCGTCGTCGAACCCTGGCTCCTGACCCGCCGCCCCACCTAGGATCTCCCGTGAACGTCTGTTAACAGCCGTTAACAGGCTCTGGATCGGGAGGGTGCGGTCATGTCCGAGCAGCGCTTCGGTGAGTTCGTGGTGGTCCGGAAGGACGGGAGCGGGCACGTCGCCGAGCTGGTCCTCGACCGGCCCAAGGCGATGAACGCCGTCTCCTCCGAGATGGCCCGCTCCCTCGGCGCCGCCTGCGACGCGCTCGCCGCCGACCCCGCGGTCCGCGTCACCGTGCTGACCTCGTCGAACGACCGCGCCTTCTGCGTCGGCGCCGACCTCAAGGAGCGCAACTCCTTCACCGACGCCGAGCTGGTCCGCCAGCGGCCGACGGCCCGCGCCGCCTACACCGGCGTCCTGGAGCTGCCCATGCCGACCGTCGCCGCCGTGCATGGCTTCGCCCTCGGCGGCGGCTTCGAGCTGGCCCTCGCCTGCGACGTGATCGTGGCCGACGCGACCGCCGTGGTCGGTCTCCCCGAGGTGTCCGTGGGCGTCATCCCGGGCGGCGGCGGTACGCAGCTGCTGCCCCGTCGGGTGGGTGCGGCGCGCGCCGCCGAGCTGGTCTTCACGGCCCGCCGGGTGGAGGCCGCGGAGGCCCGTGAGCTGGGTCTGGTCGACCTCCTGGAGGAGGACGCGCGGACGGCGGCCCTGGAGCTGGCCGGCCGGATCGCGGCGAACTCGCCGGTCGGCCTGCGGGCCGCGAAGAAGGCCATGCGGCTGGGCCAGGGCCTGGACCTGCGGGCGGGCCTGGAGGTCGAGGACGCGGCCTGGCGTTCGGTGGCGTTCTCGGGGGACCGTGCGGAGGGCGTGGCGGCCTTCAACGAGAAGCGGAAGCCGAACTGGCCGGGCGAGTAGGTACTCCCGGTCTGTACTGAACGTCACTGACGGTGACGTCTCAAAAGGGAAAACAGGTCGAACCTCCCTAAGCTGGAGGAATGGGTGAGGACGGACGGCTGCGGGCCGTAGTGGCGCTGGCGCAGGGGATGGCGGCGGCGCACACTCCACGCGAGTTCTGGCGGGCGGCGGCGCTCGGGTCCTGCGACGGGCTCGACGGCACCTTCGCCGCCCTCTCCGTCTGGCAGCGGGACCATGGACGCCTCAAGGTCCTGGTGAACGCCGGGGCGCGGGCCCTGGGCGAGGAGGAGTTCCCGGACTCGGAGACGTATCCGGTGCACCAGTTCCCCGAGATCACCGAGTTCCTGCACGAGCAGTGGGCGGGCGGCGGCGAGCCGGACGCCTGGGTGGAGACCGCCGACGACCCGGTCACGACGGGCCGGGTGGCCGGTCTGCGGAGGCGGGGTCGGGGCTGCTGCGTGGTCGCCCCGATCGTGCTGCACGGGCGCGCGTGGGGCGAGCTGTACGTGGCCCGCCCGCCGGAGGAGAAACCTTTCACCCGCGCGGACGCCGACTTCGCCACCGTGCTCGCGGCGGTGGTCGCGGCGGGCATCGCCCAGGCCGAACGACTGGAGGAGGTCCGCAAGCTCGCCTTCACCGACCCCCTGACGGGACTGGCCAACAGGCGGGCCGTCGACACCCGCCTGGACGAGGCCATCGAGCGCTACCGGGTGGACGGCTCCGTGGTCAGCCTGATGGTCTGCGACCTGAACGGCCTCAAGCGGGTCAACGACACCCACGGCCACGCGGTCGGCGACCGGCTCCTCGAACGCTTCGGATCCGTCCTCTCCCGCTGTGGAGCGATGCTCCCGGGCGCCTTGGCGGCGCGCCTCGGCGGCGACGAGTTCTGCCTCCTGACGGTCGGCCCGACGGCGGACGAGGTGGTGGCGGTCGCGGAGGAGCTCTGCGTACGGGCGGCGGAGCTGGAGCTGGGGGAGGGCGTGGCCTGCGGGGTGGCGTCCACGGGCGACCCGATCGGCCCGCTGAGGTCGGCGCGCCGCCTCTTCCGCCTCGCGGACGCGGCCCAGTACCAGGCCAAGGCGGCGCGCTCGGTGAAGCCGGTGGTGGCGGGCCGTGACGGCACGGTCGTCCGGCTGGCCGACGCCCCGCCGGGGGCGCGGGACAGGCGAAGGTTCAGGGACGCACCACCGGTGGAACCGCCGGAGTCGGAGGGCGGCGGGTGAGGTCTCTGGGGTGGGCCGGGTTCGTGGGTCTCGGGTGCGGCCGCCCTCTTTCCGAGTGTGGCGTCCTGCACCACCGCGTCAAGGGCGCTCCTTCGTCGCGTCGCTGCGCGATGGGCTGCGCCCACCCTTGACCCGGCGGCGCAGGCCGCCTTTTCCCACTCGGAGGGCGGCCGGGGGCGGGGCCGCGCGGGGGTCCGGGCAGGGGCCGGGTCGGCGTGGGCGCCTTGCGGGCCGGTGGGGTGGGGCTGGGTTCGCGGCCGGGGCGGGGTGGGCCGCTTTCTCTTGTTTCGGGGTGCGCGGTTGTTGGATGGGGCGGCCGGGCGGCGCTTAGCGGCGGACTGTCGTCGTCGGGTGGGGATTCAGGCCCCGCTGGTTGCTGTCCGGTGGGTGGTGGGAGCGGTGGGCGAGAGTTTCCTGCACTTTCATCGCCCGATAAGGGTGATTGGTCCTCTTCGCCCGTCTCTCCCTGGTGGGTTACTCGGAGTAATGTCGAGTTACTCACGCCCCGACCCACCGGGAGTGACCAGCGGGGCCTGGAGCCCCGCCATCAACCGGCCTTCCGCCGCTGAGCGCCGCCCGGCCGCCCCATTCAACAACCGCGCACCCCGCACGAGTCGACGGATCCCCACCGGCCCCGGCCGCGAACCCAGCCCCACCCCACCGGCCCGCAAGGCGCCCACGCCACCCCGGCCACTGCCCGAGGCCCGGCGTGGACCCCGCCCCCGGACCGCCCTCCGAGAGTGTCTTCGCTCCTGGAGGTGGTGGGTCAAGGGTGGCCGAAGGCCATCGCGCAGCGACGCGACCGCAGGGAGCGCCCTTGACGCACCGCCGGAAGGAGCGACTCTCGGAAAGAGGGCGGTCTCACCAGAAGCCCCCACCCCCGGCCCGCCCTACGAGGCCTGCCCGAGGCAGTCGGCGCAGAGGCTCTCGTCGGCGACCGGCCGGAAGAGCATGGGTTGGGTGTGCGTGCCGCTCGCGCACTCCCGCGCCCCCCGGAGGCGAGGCGAGAGGCGAGGGCCCGACCCGAGCGGGGGCGGTTCGGCCCGGGGGAGGGCGCGGGGCGGGACCTCGCGCAGCAGGTACCGCACGAGCCCGCCGGGCCGCTGTACGGGCGTTCCCGCGCCGGGCAGGCCGCGCAGGACGTGCTCGTGCACGTCGGCCGAGGTGTGCCCGGCGGCGAGCCAGCGGGCGGCGAGCCGGGTGAGTTCCTCGCGCATGCCGGGCGGGATGTGCCGGAGGGCGGGCGAGAGGAGGGGCAGGGCGCCGACGAGCGCGCGTGCCTCGTCGAGTTGCGCGTCGGGGCCTGTCGACCCCGGGACGTCGTCGACGGGCTCGGACGGCTCCTGCTGCGGTGCGCTCCCGGGCTTCCGCTCCGGCGCCGGCCGGAACTCGGCACGACGCCCCGGCCCCATCCCGGACTCGCGCCCCATCCCGGACTCGCACCCCGCCCCAGCCGCGTCGCCCGCCCCGGACCCGTCCCCCGGTGGTTCCGGCTCCGAATCGGCCTCCGGTGGAAGGTCGGAGGTGTTCTCCCTGCGGTCTTTCTCTGGATGACCGTCGGTCGACGGGGTCGCCGGATGACCGACGGCCGGGCCCCGGGTACCCGGTGCCACCTGCGAGTACACCCGCTCGACGCCGCTGTGGGCGGGCGTGCGGGCGAAGATCTTGGCCGCTTCCTCGGGGCGTAACGGGGTGCTGGAGACGAGCTGTTGGGTGACCCAGAGCCCGCCGCCCACCTGTACCCGCCGCTCGTGCACGTACCCCTCGGCCTTGAGCTGGCGTTTGGCGGAGATGAAGGAAGTCGCCCCGATCCGGGCGCGTTTGGCGGTCTCCGACAGGGTTTCCCGTGCGTGTGCGGGGAGGGAGAGTTGCCAGGTGAGGAGGCGCGCGGCGTGGGAGTCGAGGCGCGGGTGCCGGATGATCTCGTGCGAGAACTGGCTGAAGGCGCGCGAGGGCGCGATAAAGTTGCGATAGATCATGGGTGGACTCGTGGTTTCCACTAGTGGTTCAGGCCCTCGTCGATGGTTCCCGCCGTCAACGGGGGCCGTTTTGCTGCGAACGTACCGCACGGGCATATGCCCGGACCGACACGCGGAGCGAAGACCGCTCGTACGAGTGACCCGGCGGTCAGGTCTCTTCCGAGAGGTTCGCTGTAGTCGTCTTCCCCGGTGGTTGTCACGGCCTATTCCGGTCTTTTCCGGAGGCTCTGGCCCCTTGGTGACAGTTCACGACGTAGCGGGGCGAAAATCGGTCATAGTCTCGTGATGCGATGCCCTCATGTGAACGAACTGCGTAGTTTCTGTGTTCGGTTCGGGACGTCCAATGACGCCCGGCCGCAGAGTTCGTCCACTGGAACCGGAGGGGAAATCGCATGGCTGACATCGACCTCGGCGTGGCGTCCGACTGGGACGAGGGTGACACTCACGGGCGCGTCAAGTTGCGGCAGAACCAGGTCTATCCGACCTCGCCGAAGAAGGACGTGCTCATCAGCTCCCCGGTGAGCATCGAGTTGTCCGTGAACACGAACCACTCCTCCTCGCAGGAGGCGGACAAGATCTACTTCACCACCCACCACGGCTCGACGAAGAAGATCATCGCCGTGCTCGACTCCGACGGCAACCTGCACATCGCCGGCCGTCTGATCACCGAGCAGAAGGACCTCGGCTACTAGGCGGTCCTAGCCGGCGGCGCCGCCTCAGGAGCCGCCGCCCCGCGCGGGAGCCGACGTGCTGATGACGCGGACGGCTCCGCGCGGGGTCAGGCTCGCGCGTTCCTGCGGGCTCGCCGTCCAGCACTCGTCCGTCGCCGCTTCCCAGAGGTATCCGCTGGGGCGGACCAGTGTCAGCAGCTTGCCGTGCACGTACCGGACTTGCCCGGTGAGCGCGCGCTGCGCGTCGGTCACGACGTCCCCGACGCGGTACCTCACGGCGTGGCCCGTCGTGCGTCGCGCAGGAGGGTGGTGAGCCGCTTGGCGCCGCTCACGCCGACGACCCCGAGGCCGTACCGGTGGACGTCGCCGCCGGGCGAGCGCGTCACGTCCCGGTAGAGGCCGCTGGTGGAGAGTCCCACCGTGTCCATGGCGGCCTTGAGATCCCGGAAGACCTGAGCGGCCTCGGGTTCGGAGACGGGGCGGACGGGGGGCGGGGTGGGGGGTGTGCGCATGGAGGGCTCACTTTCTGATGGATCTCCTCGGGACCGCCTCCACGATGGCGCGCACCGCCCTACGCTCACCAGGAGTTGGGCTCCCGACGTGCAGGTGAGGAACGAGGCATATGCCAGGGGCGAAGGATCTGGACCCCGGGGACAGCGTCGAGCAGTACCTCGGAAACGTGGTGCGCGAGGCGCGGCTGGCCCTGGGGCGCGACTGGACGCAGGCGCACGTCGGGTCGAAGGTCTTCAGCAGCGGGAGCCGGATCTCCGCGATCGAGCTGGGTGAGGATCCCCCGGACCGCGACCTGGCGAAGAAACTGGAGGTGGTCCTCCGGCTTCCGCCCGGCACCCTCGTGAACCTCGTGAAGATCCTCACCGAGCAGAACGTCCGCGACTACGCGAAGACCTACATGCGGCGGCAGCTCGAAGCCACCGCCATGCACGAGTTCTCCATCGTCGTGCCGGGTCTGCTCCAGACCGACGGCTACGCGCGAGCGGTGATGGGCGCGGGCCTCGCGGGCGATCCGGCCCAGATCGGCGACTACGTGCGCCGGAGGCTGGAGCGGCAGGCCGTCCTCGACCGGCCGGACCCGCCGTGGATGATGATCGTCCTCGACGAGGCCTGTCTGCGCCGTGACATGGGAGGCAGCCGGGTGATGCGCGAGCAGATCGACCACCTCCTGGCCTCGTGCGAACGCCCCCACGTGAACGTCCAGGTGCTCCCCATGAAGGGGGAACCCGTGGCCGGTTCGCTTGCGCTCCTCACGCTGCCCAAGGGGGAAAGAGGGGCGTATACGGAGGGGTTCAGTACGGGCAACTACACAGAGGAACCAGCTGAGGTGATGCGTTTCCAACGTGTCTATGATCTGCTGCAACAGGGTGCCCTGGGCGTCCGGGCATCCCTTGAACTGATGCGCGCGATCGCGAAGGAACACGATGACTGAGACCTCGCCGAACTGGCACACGAGCACGTACAGCGGCAACGACAACGACGCCTGCATCGAGGTCGCCGACAACGCTCCCAGCGTCATCCGCGTCCGCGACACCAAAGACCGCACCAAGGGCGAACTCACCGCCACCCCCGCCGCCTGGGCCGCCTTCACCGCCTTCGCGTGGACCCGCGCGCTCTGACCTACTGCACGCTCCACCCCACCGGGTGTCCCGGATCGGCCGGGCACGTGAAGACGTTCAGCTCGCCGTGGTTGCCGACGACGACCCCGGTCGGCAGCGCCGCCGAGCTGGGGTGGAGGCCCTGCTCCTCCAGCGGGGTCCAACTCCCGCTTCCGCCGTCCCACTCGGACGAGTCGACGGTCAGCAGCAGGTCCATCGGCGTCGCGCAGGTCTCGCAGTCCATCGCGTACGGGTCCGTCTTGTGCCAGGACGCGTACCCGCCCGCCCGCCAGCCCGGCGGGATCGACAGGTCGTACTGGTAGGCCACCGGGTCGGCCTCGTCCTCGTGTTCCTCCGCCTCCTCCTCCAGCGCCTCCTCCCAGGTGTCGATCCGCGCGCACAGCTCCTCGGGCAGCAGCCCCGCGAAGGGGTACGTGACCACCCGCTCCGGGTGCAGCACGCAGGGCTCCGGTACGTACCCCTCGTAGCCGACGACCTCCGGAGCCGGCGGCGCCGTCCGTACGTCGGTCACCTCCGCCGCCCTCCGCCAGCGCACGTCGAGCGACATCCCGTACCCGGTGGGGCCGTGGGCGTCGAACGGGCACCAGAAGACCTGGAGCAGGTCGGCGCCGTCCGGCCCCGCAGGAAGGTCCGGGACGTCCCTCGCGTACAGCTGCGCCAGGCCGATCATCGGCACCGGGTCGTCGTCGCCCGCCCCCGGCACCCGGTGCTCGCGCTCCAGTTCCCCGACGAGGCGCAGCTCCTCCTCCGTCAGGCCCTCGTACGGCTCCCGCGCGTACGCGGCGGCCCTGACCTCGCGGCTGCGGCGGATGTCCCCGGGACGCCTCCCGCGCCCGCGTCCGTGGACCTCGGTGCACACCGGCCACGGCTCGTCCGCGGGCCACCGCATCGGCCCGCCGGCGGAGCTGTCCGACACGCCGGGACGTCCGGGCCGTGGATGCAGGCGGGTGGTCGTGCCCCGGTGGGCGGCCAGTTCGGGGAAGAGCGCTTCGACATCGAGGGGACGCGGCGGGGTGGTTCTCCTCATGGGAGGACCCTAAGGGGTGTCTTGTCGGTCAGGCCGGGCTCGCGGGGTCGTCCGTTCCTGGCCGCCCGCTCCGGCCCCCGGGCCTCAGGGCCGGTTGCGCTCGTGCAGGGCGCGCAGGCTTCTGAGGAACGGCTCGCGGTCGGCAGCCGGGAGGGTGTCGAGCAGGCGGTTCTCGCCCTCCTGGATCGCGGTCTGCGCGGTGTCCCGCAGCCTGCGGCCCTCAGGGGTGAGGGAGAGCAGCCTGGCCCGCCGGTCCGCCGGGTCGGGCTGCCGGCGCAGCAGCTCCCGCGCCTCCAGGTCGTCCAGGACGGGGATGATCCGGGTCTTGTCCGCCCGGATCGCCTCGGCCAGCGCCGCCTGGGTGCGGAGGGGCCGCTCGTCGAGGTGGAGGAGGACCGCGTACGCCCACATCGTCAGGCCGTGCGCGTCGAGAACCGGCTGCTCGGCGGCCATCAGGGCGCGGCCGAGCGGGACGACCATCGCGGCGAGGTCGGGGCGGGGCGGGCGGCCCGGGCTCGCGCCGTCGGTGCTCGCTGCGGTGTTCTCGGCCATGGCCACGAAAATACCGGCTGCCGAAACGCCCGTTGACAATTGATAGGCATACGCACATCGTAAGCGCATGCCTACGAATATGAAGGGGCTCACGCACCCCGCGGACTTCGACCGGCTCCGGCAGCTCCACGCGCGCGTGATCCGGGACAGCGCGACCCTGGTGCACCGCGTCGACCCCGCAGACCTGGCCCGGCCCACCCCGTGCGCAGCCTGGAGCCTGGCGGACCTGCTCGCCCATATGACGGCCCAGCACCACGGCTTCGCGGCCGCCGCACGCGGCGACGGCCGGAATCCGGCGCACTGGGAGGTCCACCCGGCGGGCAGGGACGCGCCCGCGCGGTACGGCGAGGCGGCCGAGCGGATCGTCGACGCCTTCGCGGCCGTGGACGGCCCGGAGGTGCCCCTCGCCCTGCCCGAGTTCGGCCGGGACCGGACGTTCCGCGCCGAACGGGCCCTGGGTTTCCACCTCCTCGACTACGTCGTGCACGGCTGGGACGTCGCCCGCAGCCTGGGCCTCCCGTACGCCCCGGGGGCCGATGTCCTCGCCGTTGCGCTGCCGATCGCCGAGGCCGTGCCGACCGGCGAGGCCCGGACGGTCCCTGGCGGCCCCTTCGGGCCCGAACGGGAGCCGGCCGCCGGGGCGGACACGCTCGACCGCATCCTCGCGACCCTCGGCCGCCCGGCGGCCTGGCGCCCGTGCTGAGGTCGTCCTGGACGCCGGGCCCGGTCGGCGGGCGCGGCGGGGGCGGGCCGGTGCTGGTCAGCCTGACCGACCTCCGGCTCGACCGGCGAGGCGACCTGCTCGGTGTGCACCGCGCGGCCCGACGGCTCGCGGCGGAGTGGCCGGACCTCGAAGGGGCGTACGGGATGTGGCTGTGGGCGCGGCCCCTGGCGGGCCGCTGCGGCGCGGTGGCGGTCTGGCGCGACGCGGCCGCCCTCCATGCCTTCGTCACCCGGCCGACGCATCTCGCGATCGTGCGGGAGTACCGGGGGAGGGGTGCCGTGACGGCGAGGACCTGGGAGACCCCGGAGTTCTCCCCGGCGGCGACCTGGGCCCGGGCGCGGGAGCTGATCGACGCGGGGGTGCGGAGCACCTCCTAGTGGCCGTCAGTTCACCTTCCCGTCCACCGCGTCGGCCGTACACGGCCCTACATTCTGGACATGGACCTTCCTGAGATACCGGGCGTGTTCCGCTGGGTGGCGTTCGCCGTCGTCGCTCTCCATCTCCTCTCCCTCGTCCCCCTGTTGCGGAGGGTGCGCCGGTCCGAGCCCGGAGCCCGGACCGGGCGGGTGCTGGACCTCGTGGACTCCGCCACGGGCCTGACGCTGCTCGTCGGGCTTCTGCTCGGCAGCGGTGTGCTCCTGTTCGTCGGCCTTGCCGCCATGGGGGCGGTCATCCTGGCGAAGGGGGTCCGGCGGTTCCGGATCCAGCGGGAGGCCTGAGCCCGGCCCCCGCCCGGGCTCGCCGCCCGAGCCCGGACGGGGCTCCCCGGTGGAGGTCCGGACGGGGCTCCCCGGCGTTGCCGGGCGGCGGAGCCGGGCCCGACCGGCGATCATCGGAACGGTAAGGGTCCGCCCCCCGCCCGGACAGTGACGAAGTCACCTAGTGACATGGCGGTCTTCAATCCGTAGGGTGCTGAATATGGATATGCAGACAGTCGTCCTCGGCACGTCCGGCACGACCCCGCAGGACGTCATCGACGTCGCCCGCCACGGCGCCCGCGTCGAGCTGTCGCCCGAGGCCGTGGAGGCCCTGGCCACCGCCCGCAACATCGTCGACGCGCTCGCCGCCAAGCCCGAGCCCGTCTACGGGGTCTCCACCGGCTTCGGCGCGCTCGCCACCCGGCACATCGGCCATGAACTCCGCGCCCAGCTCCAGCGCAACATCGTCCGCTCGCACGCCGCCGGCATGGGCCCGCGCGTCGAGCGCGAGGTCGTCCGCGCCCTGATGTTCCTGCGGCTCAAGACCGTCGCCTCCGGCCGCACCGGCGTCCGCCCCGAGGTCGCCCAGACCATGGCCGACGTCCTCAACGCCGGCATCACCCCGGTCGTGCACGAGTACGGCTCCCTCGGCTGCTCCGGCGACCTCGCCCCGCTCTCCCACTGCGCCCTCGCGCTCATGGGCGAGGGCGACGCCGAGGGCCCCGACGGTGAGCTCCGGCCCGCCGGCGAGCTGCTCGCCGCCCACGGCATCGCCCCCGTCGAGCTCAAGGAGAAGGAGGGCCTCGCCCTCCTCAACGGCACCGACGGCATGCTCGGCATGCTGATCATGGCCCTCGCCGACCTCGACACCCTCTACAAGTCGGCCGACATCACCGCCGCGCTCTCCCTCGAAGCCCTCCTCGGCACCGAGAAGGTCCTCGAACCCGAGCTGCACGACATCCGCCCGCACCCCGGCCAGAGCGCCTCCGCCGCCAACATGCTGGCCGTGCTCAAGGGCTCCGAGCTCACCGGTCACTTCCAGAGCGGCGAGGCCCCCCGCGTCCAGGACGCCTACTCGATCCGCTGCGCCCCGCAGGTCGCCGGCGCCGGCCGCGACACCATGGCCCACGCCCTGCTCGTCGCCGAGCGCGAGCTGGCCGCCGCCGTCGACAACCCGGTGATCCTCGCCGACGGCCAGGTCCGCTCCAACGGCAACTTCCACGGCGCCCCCGTCGCGTACGTCCTCGACTTCCTCGCCATCGCCGCCGCCGACCTCGGGTCCATCGCCGAGCGCCGCACCGACCGGCTCCTGGACAAGAACCGCTCGCACGGCCTGCCGCCCTTCCTCGCCGACGACGCCGGCGTCGACTCGGGCCTGATGATCGCCCAGTACACGCAGGCCGCCCTGGTCAGCGAGATGAAGCGGCTCGCCGTCCCGGCCTCCGCCGACTCCATCCCGTCCTCGGCGATGCAGGAGGACCACGTCTCCATGGGCTGGTCCGCCGCCCGCAAGCTGCGCACCGCGATCGGCAACCTCAACCGGATCATCGCCGTCGAGCTGTACGCCGCCACCCGCGGCATCGAGCTCCGCCACGGCCTGTCCCCGGCGCCCGCCTCCGCCGCCGCCATCGAGGCGCTGCGCGCGGCCGGCGTCCAGGGCCCCGGCCCGGACCGCTTCCTCGCCCCCGACCTGGCGGCCGCCGACACCTTCGTCCGCGAAGGGAAGCTGCTCGCCGCGGTGGAGCCGGTCACCGGCCCGCTGGCGTAACCCGGAACGCAACGGAGGCCCGTCCCGGACACCCCCGGGCGGGCCTCACGCACATACGGGCAGCGCCGCTCAGGACGTCCGGTCGCGCCGCCGCATCGCCAGCGCCACGAACCCGGCTCCGACCCCCAGGAAACCCGTCCCGCCGAGCAGATACGGCAGCGTGTCCCGGCCGCCGGTCTCCGCCAGGCGCCCGTCGTCCGAGGCGGGGCCGTCCTGGATCACTCCGATCCGTACCCCGCCCCGCTCGTCGGTGGCATTGGCGGACGGTACGAACCACAGGGCGCACAGCAGGGTGCCCGCGGCGGTCGCGGTCAGCAGTGGGCGTCGGGCGGCGGACACGGAAATTTCGATCCCCCTTGCGGAAACCGCGAATTGGTCGGTGCGCCGATGCTAATGAACACAGCGGGTCGTGGGAAAGCCGGGAGCCCCGGGACGCCTACGCTCCGACCCATGAGTACTTCTGACACACCGCGCTATGTACGCCTTCGGGTCGATGTGGTCCTGGAGATCGACGGAGCGGCCGAGCTGGCCGCGGCGGCCGAGGCCCGGATCGACGCCGACGAGTTCATGCCCGAGGAGGAGCGGGTGCCCGCCCGCGCCGCCGCGCACGAGGACAGCGCCGAGGCCCTCGCGTACCTCGTCGAGCCCTTCGACCTGATCCGCGACGTCCCCGGCATCGAAATGGTCCAGGCCTCCTGGAGCAGTGAGGAGATCGAGTACGACCCCGATGCGCTGGAGTGGGATCTCGGCGAGGAAGATGGGCAGGAGGAAGACGACGACGACCGGTCGTAGGACCGGTATCCGACCTGTTCGCAGGCCCCGGGACGGCGTCCCGGGGCCTGCGTCGTGCCGGCGTGCGACGGGTGACGGGGGCCACTGCGGCCCTGGGAACCGGACGGGACCGTACGAGCGTGTCGATCAGTGGCGTTTCCCACAAACGCTCCGCTTCCGGAACCGGACGGGGTGTCATGGGCGTTCTCAAGAAGAAGTTGGCAGGGAATCGGCGACGATGGAGAAGCGTGTGATGACGGACGGCAAGCGCCGCCGCA
This sequence is a window from Streptomyces sp. NBC_00691. Protein-coding genes within it:
- the hutH gene encoding histidine ammonia-lyase, translated to MQTVVLGTSGTTPQDVIDVARHGARVELSPEAVEALATARNIVDALAAKPEPVYGVSTGFGALATRHIGHELRAQLQRNIVRSHAAGMGPRVEREVVRALMFLRLKTVASGRTGVRPEVAQTMADVLNAGITPVVHEYGSLGCSGDLAPLSHCALALMGEGDAEGPDGELRPAGELLAAHGIAPVELKEKEGLALLNGTDGMLGMLIMALADLDTLYKSADITAALSLEALLGTEKVLEPELHDIRPHPGQSASAANMLAVLKGSELTGHFQSGEAPRVQDAYSIRCAPQVAGAGRDTMAHALLVAERELAAAVDNPVILADGQVRSNGNFHGAPVAYVLDFLAIAAADLGSIAERRTDRLLDKNRSHGLPPFLADDAGVDSGLMIAQYTQAALVSEMKRLAVPASADSIPSSAMQEDHVSMGWSAARKLRTAIGNLNRIIAVELYAATRGIELRHGLSPAPASAAAIEALRAAGVQGPGPDRFLAPDLAAADTFVREGKLLAAVEPVTGPLA